The Gammaproteobacteria bacterium genome has a segment encoding these proteins:
- a CDS encoding VOC family protein: MNLQLMSMHDRARRRASALAICLAAASATAATPAVLPPLNDPPAAQHLPGKFVWADLVAPDAVAARKFYGALFGWSFRKIDGGQGGARPYTLAYAGQRPVAGIIERRPEQRQAAGRWVAFMSVPDVARASAHVRESGGTILVEGRELPDRGEVAILADPDGVPIGVIKSSSGDQDDFLVDYGEWIWALYQSPAAERATAFFQSLGGYEVVVDDGRFAVPHFLLVAQGYSRASVLQIPGDNPRLQPGWLYFIRVDDVDAKVALAEQLGGSVPVPPRGDLLQGRLAVIADPGGAPVGLLEWAPDPEEGGT; the protein is encoded by the coding sequence ATGAATCTTCAGCTCATGTCCATGCACGACCGGGCGCGCCGGCGGGCTTCGGCCCTGGCTATTTGCCTGGCCGCCGCCAGCGCGACGGCGGCAACGCCTGCCGTCCTGCCGCCTCTGAACGACCCACCCGCCGCACAGCATCTGCCGGGCAAATTCGTGTGGGCGGATCTCGTCGCCCCCGATGCCGTTGCTGCCCGCAAGTTCTATGGCGCCCTGTTTGGCTGGTCGTTCCGCAAGATCGACGGCGGGCAGGGTGGCGCACGTCCATATACCCTGGCGTACGCCGGTCAGCGCCCCGTAGCCGGCATCATTGAGCGCCGCCCGGAACAGCGACAGGCGGCTGGCCGCTGGGTTGCGTTCATGTCGGTGCCGGATGTGGCACGGGCCTCCGCTCATGTGCGGGAAAGCGGCGGCACGATACTGGTCGAGGGACGGGAGCTTCCCGACCGCGGCGAGGTCGCGATCCTGGCCGACCCCGATGGCGTGCCGATCGGCGTCATCAAGTCCTCGAGCGGCGACCAGGATGACTTCCTCGTGGATTACGGCGAGTGGATCTGGGCCCTGTACCAGAGCCCGGCGGCCGAGCGCGCGACGGCGTTTTTCCAGAGTCTGGGCGGTTACGAGGTGGTGGTGGACGACGGCCGGTTCGCCGTTCCGCACTTCCTGCTGGTCGCGCAGGGATACTCGCGGGCGAGCGTGCTGCAGATCCCGGGCGACAATCCGCGCCTGCAGCCGGGGTGGCTGTATTTCATTCGCGTCGATGACGTGGACGCGAAAGTTGCACTGGCGGAACAACTGGGTGGCAGTGTGCCGGTCCCGCCGCGCGGCGACCTGTTGCAGGGGCGTCTGGCCGTCATCGCGGACCCCGGCGGTGCGCCGGTCGGATTGCTCGAGTGGGCACCCGATCCGGAGGAGGGCGGAACATGA
- a CDS encoding LysR family transcriptional regulator, whose protein sequence is MPLDARNLRHVVTLAAHGNYRRAAAALHVSQPALSRSVASLETLLGVKLFDRNRRGVVPTPFGRLLVDRGSALLTGFDDIRHEIGLLNNLESGELSIGAGLYPAELSVGTAIGRLSARYPGLRITLRAEPWRQVADAVSRGALDLAVVESSALETDKNLMLEPLPQHQGAFVCRPGHPLLGMPNLTLDKVFRYPFVGPRLPARIGMPLHGLAHGFRPDPTGQDLIPSLHVESSALAKKVVIAGDAVAILPHALVVAELAAGKLAVLPWRPAWLHTRYGFVYRRDRTLSPSARAFIAEVKAIEATLEDRPTPARARDKPRRRHRAPQ, encoded by the coding sequence ATGCCACTCGACGCGCGCAATCTGCGCCATGTCGTCACTCTCGCGGCGCACGGCAACTACCGGCGGGCAGCGGCGGCGCTGCATGTGAGTCAACCCGCGCTCTCGCGCAGTGTCGCCTCTCTCGAGACGCTGCTCGGCGTGAAGCTCTTCGATCGCAACCGCCGGGGAGTCGTCCCGACACCGTTCGGACGCCTGCTGGTCGACCGCGGCAGCGCGTTGCTGACCGGTTTCGACGACATCCGGCATGAGATCGGCCTGCTCAACAACCTGGAATCCGGGGAACTCAGCATCGGCGCCGGTCTCTATCCGGCAGAGTTGTCCGTCGGCACCGCCATCGGGCGCCTGTCCGCACGCTATCCCGGACTTCGCATCACGCTCCGGGCCGAGCCCTGGCGGCAGGTCGCCGACGCCGTCAGCCGCGGCGCGCTGGATCTCGCCGTCGTCGAGAGCAGCGCACTGGAGACAGACAAAAACCTGATGCTGGAGCCGTTGCCGCAGCACCAGGGGGCTTTCGTATGCCGGCCGGGCCACCCGCTCCTCGGCATGCCGAATCTGACACTGGACAAAGTGTTCCGCTATCCCTTCGTCGGACCTCGACTGCCGGCGCGCATCGGCATGCCGCTGCACGGCCTTGCGCATGGTTTCCGGCCCGACCCCACCGGGCAGGATCTGATTCCGTCACTGCATGTCGAGTCGAGCGCGTTGGCGAAGAAGGTGGTCATTGCGGGCGACGCAGTCGCCATCCTGCCGCACGCGCTGGTAGTTGCAGAACTGGCTGCCGGGAAACTGGCCGTGCTGCCGTGGCGCCCGGCCTGGTTGCACACCCGCTATGGCTTCGTGTACCGGCGTGACCGGACGCTGTCGCCATCCGCCCGCGCCTTCATCGCCGAGGTCAAGGCCATCGAGGCGACGCTGGAGGATCGTCCAACGCCGGCACGCGCCCGAGACAAGCCCAGACGGCGACATCGAGCCCCGCAGTGA
- a CDS encoding mechanosensitive ion channel family protein, translating to MTLLRRFCASVLILGCMVPAAFAQEAEVPADVEIETAPVRLDGHTLFTVRGTSSRPAAERAESIGERIRDAAADSSVTLESLAVVPERLGQGLRAGDRVLMYVTELDAQLESATPPELAEFHLRQITEAIASYRAERTPERLLKSAGISVLATAVAAAVVLLLAWLFRRLDALLERRYQARIESLSHKLGDVMRVGPMMRTLQGAVRTARFVAFIAAGMVWSNLVLGQFPWTRWMGENIARLLFDPLATIVLGIANYLPSFLFLLVLAFVTRFGLRMVRLYFDAVESGRARLLHFEREWALPTYKIVRALVLGVALVMAYPYLPGSGSEALKGLSVFAGLLISLGASSSVANLIAGYLATFGRVFRVGDLIEVGDVLGKVTQVRLLTTRVRTIRNEEITIPNSTVMNSSIKNYSVLSRERGLVLQTEVGIGYEVPWRQVHAMLLEAARRTPGLLADPAPFVWQRKLGDFAVTYQLGVHKAEADGLMAAYSALHQNILDVFNEHGVQIMTPAYEGDPDTPKVVPKAQWFASPAEPSTD from the coding sequence GTGACGCTGCTGCGACGGTTTTGCGCTTCGGTGCTGATCCTCGGGTGCATGGTGCCCGCGGCCTTTGCGCAGGAGGCTGAGGTCCCGGCGGATGTCGAAATCGAAACGGCGCCGGTGCGGCTGGACGGCCACACGCTGTTCACTGTCCGCGGCACCTCGTCGCGACCGGCCGCCGAACGGGCCGAATCGATCGGCGAGCGTATCCGGGATGCTGCCGCCGACTCCTCGGTCACCCTAGAGTCACTGGCGGTAGTGCCGGAACGGCTCGGCCAGGGGCTGCGGGCGGGCGACCGGGTTCTCATGTACGTCACGGAGCTCGACGCCCAGCTCGAGTCGGCGACGCCGCCGGAGCTCGCCGAATTTCACCTCCGGCAGATCACCGAGGCGATCGCGAGTTACCGCGCGGAGCGTACGCCGGAGCGCCTGCTGAAGAGCGCCGGTATCAGCGTTCTCGCGACCGCGGTCGCTGCTGCTGTGGTGCTGCTGCTTGCATGGCTGTTTCGCCGGCTGGATGCGCTCCTGGAGCGAAGGTACCAGGCACGTATCGAGTCACTGTCCCACAAGCTCGGTGACGTGATGCGCGTCGGGCCGATGATGCGGACACTGCAGGGCGCAGTGCGTACCGCGCGGTTCGTGGCCTTCATCGCCGCCGGCATGGTGTGGTCGAACCTGGTCCTCGGCCAGTTTCCCTGGACCCGCTGGATGGGCGAAAACATTGCCCGGCTCCTATTCGATCCGCTGGCGACCATCGTGCTCGGCATTGCCAACTATCTGCCAAGCTTCCTGTTCCTGCTCGTGCTGGCGTTCGTCACCCGGTTCGGCCTGCGCATGGTGCGGTTGTATTTCGACGCCGTCGAGAGCGGCCGCGCCCGACTGCTGCATTTCGAGCGCGAGTGGGCGCTGCCAACCTACAAGATCGTGCGGGCGCTGGTGCTCGGCGTGGCATTGGTGATGGCCTATCCCTACCTCCCGGGGTCCGGTTCGGAAGCGCTGAAAGGCCTGTCCGTGTTCGCCGGCCTGCTGATCTCGCTCGGCGCTTCGTCATCGGTCGCGAATCTGATCGCCGGTTACCTGGCGACATTCGGCCGGGTGTTCCGGGTGGGAGACCTCATCGAGGTCGGCGACGTGCTCGGCAAGGTGACGCAGGTGCGCCTGCTCACGACGCGGGTGCGCACGATCCGCAACGAGGAGATCACGATCCCGAATTCCACCGTGATGAATTCGAGCATCAAGAACTACAGCGTGCTCTCGCGCGAGCGGGGGCTGGTTCTGCAGACCGAAGTAGGAATTGGCTACGAGGTGCCGTGGCGCCAGGTGCACGCCATGTTGCTGGAAGCAGCGCGGCGTACCCCGGGGCTGCTCGCCGATCCGGCGCCGTTCGTCTGGCAGAGAAAACTCGGCGACTTCGCGGTGACCTACCAGCTCGGCGTGCACAAGGCCGAGGCGGACGGGTTGATGGCGGCGTACTCGGCCCTGCACCAGAACATTCTCGACGTGTTCAACGAGCATGGCGTGCAGATCATGACGCCGGCCTACGAGGGCGATCCCGACACCCCGAAGGTCGTGCCGAAAGCGCAGTGGTTTGCGTCGCCGGCCGAGCCTTCGACCGACTGA
- a CDS encoding DUF748 domain-containing protein, which produces MTATDHETRPANGARSWRRYRWPMVAAVLLAGYALAGFVLAPWLIARELPGVVREAVGRDANIGRVDLNPFALTLRAEQLNVLETDGSRLAGFDEIFINVELESLVRRALVLSELRVRAPYLNLVHERSGEVNLLKLLPPDPEPGTTTPEDELPRVVIRELRIGEGVLDVTDRGPLEPFRTRVGPFAVALDELSTLPDATGRHDIAITLESGTKIAVQGELSLAPLRVGGSFRLDGPFLGTVHRYVRDQLAFDVTGGQSMVEGRFAVAGEAGGAIEVAVSQLGARLTGVALTAPTAPDFLRFAEFAITGGEIRWPALQASVQAATLRGLAVKARRERDGTIDLVGLLAPRPAAGDDAQPPATKAPSDAPAWNLRAGEVTLEDFVAELTDLAPATPAVISVADLDLRLRDVGNEPGTRMPLELATVLGGGGRLSAKGSVVALPEVIVEAEVGAEGVKLAQAQPWLGELVRIGIRDGALALDGRLSSDAKETLAFDGDLRITGLELEDRVKNEKLLAWQELGLDDLQVRLDANRARIVRVRLVKPFARVFIDRNQETNFGALLIEGPAATPPEPATAPFEVRIDKVLVSGGDVDFTDLSLPLPFAARILDLQGEFTTIDTRSTAPSRISLEGRVNEFGLARVNGQVRVNAPTEQADVTVLFRNIEMPSLSPYTVKFAGRRIARGKINLDLRYRLEDRHMIGSNRIVIDELELGEKVPNPDAADLPLGLAVALLKDANGRIDIDMPVTGSLDDPEFGVGSVLWKAFVNLVTKLVTSPFRLLGGLIGDESDELGRIEFSPGRSDLLPPEREKLVHVAEALGKRPELGIEIPAVADPKADAAALQTAKMVAAVEAGIASAGKPATGRGLEKRTRAVVETLFVESFPAEPLGGIETRFVVPPPDDPAGKPRLDELAYLDELRGRIAAAQVVSDADLATLGTDRAAAIAAELTAEGRVAPERVRTGPRKDVEARDGEWIPAELGVAVGE; this is translated from the coding sequence GTGACCGCTACGGACCACGAAACCCGGCCAGCGAACGGCGCGCGTTCCTGGCGACGTTATCGCTGGCCGATGGTCGCGGCCGTGCTCCTCGCCGGCTATGCGCTGGCGGGCTTCGTGCTCGCGCCCTGGCTCATCGCGCGCGAGTTGCCCGGTGTCGTTCGCGAGGCGGTCGGCCGTGACGCGAACATCGGGCGGGTGGATCTCAACCCGTTCGCGCTGACTCTCCGCGCGGAGCAGTTGAACGTGCTGGAAACCGACGGCAGCCGCCTCGCCGGCTTCGACGAAATATTCATCAACGTGGAGCTGGAGAGCCTCGTGCGCCGCGCGTTGGTGTTGAGCGAACTGCGGGTCCGCGCGCCCTACCTCAATCTCGTGCACGAGCGTTCGGGTGAGGTCAACCTCCTGAAGCTCCTGCCGCCCGATCCCGAGCCCGGGACGACCACGCCGGAAGACGAGTTGCCCCGGGTCGTCATTCGCGAGCTGCGGATCGGCGAGGGTGTGCTCGACGTCACCGACCGCGGGCCGTTGGAGCCGTTCCGGACGCGGGTCGGTCCGTTTGCGGTGGCACTCGATGAGCTGAGCACGCTGCCCGATGCCACCGGCCGGCACGACATCGCCATCACGCTCGAGTCGGGCACGAAGATCGCCGTGCAGGGGGAGCTGTCGCTGGCGCCGCTCCGGGTGGGTGGCAGTTTCCGTCTCGACGGGCCCTTCCTCGGCACCGTGCACCGTTACGTGCGCGATCAGCTCGCGTTTGATGTCACCGGCGGGCAAAGCATGGTCGAAGGCCGGTTCGCGGTGGCGGGTGAGGCGGGCGGCGCCATCGAGGTGGCGGTGAGCCAGCTCGGCGCGCGCCTGACCGGCGTGGCGCTTACCGCGCCAACGGCGCCGGATTTCCTGCGCTTCGCGGAGTTCGCAATCACCGGGGGCGAGATCCGCTGGCCCGCGCTGCAGGCGAGCGTGCAAGCGGCGACCCTCCGGGGCCTGGCCGTAAAGGCCCGCCGCGAGCGTGACGGCACCATCGACCTCGTCGGGCTGCTCGCGCCGCGGCCGGCGGCCGGCGACGACGCCCAGCCGCCCGCGACGAAAGCGCCGTCGGACGCGCCGGCATGGAATCTGCGCGCCGGCGAGGTGACGCTGGAGGACTTTGTCGCCGAGCTGACCGACCTCGCCCCGGCGACACCGGCGGTGATTTCGGTCGCCGATCTCGATCTGCGTCTGCGCGACGTCGGCAACGAGCCCGGCACACGCATGCCACTCGAACTGGCCACTGTGCTCGGTGGCGGCGGCCGGCTGTCGGCCAAGGGCAGTGTCGTCGCCCTGCCCGAGGTGATCGTCGAAGCCGAGGTCGGCGCCGAGGGCGTGAAGCTGGCGCAGGCCCAGCCCTGGCTTGGGGAGCTGGTACGCATCGGCATCCGCGATGGCGCGCTGGCGCTCGATGGCCGCCTGAGTTCTGATGCGAAGGAGACGCTCGCCTTCGACGGCGACCTGCGCATCACCGGTCTCGAGCTCGAGGATCGGGTCAAGAACGAAAAGCTTCTGGCCTGGCAGGAGCTCGGGCTCGACGACCTGCAGGTCCGGCTGGATGCCAACCGGGCCCGGATCGTGCGGGTTCGGCTGGTGAAGCCCTTCGCACGGGTGTTCATCGACCGGAACCAGGAGACCAATTTCGGTGCGCTGCTGATCGAGGGGCCGGCCGCGACGCCGCCGGAACCGGCGACGGCGCCGTTCGAGGTGCGGATCGACAAGGTGCTCGTGAGCGGCGGCGACGTGGACTTCACGGATCTCAGCCTGCCACTGCCGTTCGCAGCGCGCATCCTCGACCTGCAGGGCGAGTTCACGACGATCGACACGCGCAGCACGGCGCCCTCGCGCATCAGCCTGGAGGGCAGGGTGAACGAGTTCGGTCTGGCGCGGGTCAATGGCCAGGTCCGGGTGAACGCGCCGACGGAGCAGGCCGACGTCACCGTGCTCTTCCGCAACATCGAGATGCCGTCCCTCTCGCCGTACACGGTGAAATTTGCCGGGAGGCGGATCGCGCGGGGAAAGATCAACCTCGATCTTCGTTACCGACTCGAGGACCGGCACATGATCGGCTCGAACCGCATCGTCATCGACGAGTTGGAACTCGGCGAAAAGGTGCCGAACCCCGACGCCGCGGATCTGCCGCTCGGCCTCGCCGTGGCGTTATTGAAGGACGCCAACGGCCGCATCGACATCGATATGCCGGTCACCGGCAGCCTGGATGATCCCGAGTTCGGTGTGGGATCGGTGCTGTGGAAGGCATTCGTCAACCTGGTCACGAAGCTCGTCACCTCGCCGTTCCGGCTCCTCGGTGGCCTCATCGGTGACGAATCCGACGAGCTCGGTCGCATCGAGTTTTCGCCGGGGCGGTCTGACCTGCTGCCACCGGAGCGCGAGAAACTCGTGCACGTTGCCGAAGCGCTCGGCAAGCGGCCCGAACTCGGCATCGAGATTCCCGCAGTCGCCGACCCGAAGGCGGATGCCGCCGCGTTGCAGACGGCGAAGATGGTGGCCGCGGTGGAAGCGGGGATTGCCTCCGCCGGGAAACCGGCGACCGGCCGCGGCCTCGAGAAGCGCACGCGTGCGGTGGTGGAAACGCTATTTGTCGAGAGCTTTCCGGCGGAGCCGCTCGGCGGGATCGAGACGCGCTTTGTCGTGCCGCCGCCGG
- a CDS encoding arylsulfatase, translated as MVHWLAHLRVWTVVLSAFGLLSAFAAHAQQKPNVLVIWGDDIGTWNISHNSRGMMGYQTPNIDRIAKEGVSFTDYYGQQSCTAGRAAFISGSVPVRTGMTKVGMPGAKEGWQKTDVTMATVMKSLGYATGQFGKNHQGDRDEHLPTMHGFDEFLGNLYHLNAEEEPENEDYPGDMILANGKTFREVFGPRGVLKCRADGKGGQSCENTGPLTRKRMETIDEETLAAAKDFIQRQVKAGKPFFTWWNATRMHFRTHVKADHRHKGNDEYTDGMIEHDAMVGELLKLVDELGIADNTIVMYSTDNGPHYNTWPDAGTMPFRGEKNSNWEGAFRVPAFVRWPGRFQPGTTLNGVVAHEDWLPTFAAAGGNANIKDQLLKGVTLNGRSYRNHVDGYNLLDYLSGKTDTSPRNEFIYTNDAGEVVAIRVGDWKAVYLENRAHQLDVWREPFVQLRLPLLFNLRRDPFERAQHNSNTYHDWMIDRAYVLGPMQMVASKFLLTLKDFPPSQTPGDWSLQSLERQVRQMSAEGG; from the coding sequence ATGGTTCATTGGCTGGCGCACCTGCGCGTGTGGACGGTCGTGCTGAGTGCGTTCGGCCTGCTGTCGGCGTTCGCGGCTCACGCCCAGCAGAAGCCCAACGTCCTCGTCATCTGGGGTGACGATATCGGTACCTGGAACATCAGCCACAACAGTCGCGGAATGATGGGCTACCAGACGCCCAACATCGACCGCATCGCGAAGGAAGGTGTTTCCTTTACCGACTACTACGGGCAGCAGAGCTGCACGGCCGGACGCGCTGCCTTCATCAGCGGCAGCGTGCCGGTACGCACCGGCATGACCAAGGTCGGCATGCCCGGCGCGAAGGAAGGCTGGCAGAAGACAGACGTGACCATGGCGACCGTCATGAAGAGCCTCGGCTACGCCACCGGCCAGTTCGGCAAGAACCACCAGGGCGATCGCGATGAGCACCTGCCGACGATGCACGGCTTCGACGAGTTCCTCGGCAACCTGTACCACCTGAATGCCGAGGAGGAGCCGGAGAACGAGGACTACCCCGGCGACATGATTCTCGCGAACGGCAAGACCTTCCGCGAAGTCTTCGGTCCGCGCGGTGTGCTGAAGTGCCGGGCCGACGGCAAGGGCGGCCAGAGCTGCGAGAACACCGGTCCCCTCACCCGCAAGCGGATGGAGACCATCGACGAGGAAACGCTCGCGGCCGCCAAAGACTTCATCCAGCGGCAGGTGAAGGCCGGCAAGCCGTTCTTCACCTGGTGGAACGCCACGCGCATGCATTTCCGCACGCACGTCAAGGCGGACCACCGCCACAAGGGCAACGACGAATACACCGACGGCATGATCGAGCACGACGCGATGGTCGGCGAGCTGTTGAAGCTGGTCGATGAACTTGGCATCGCCGACAACACCATCGTGATGTACTCGACCGACAACGGCCCGCACTACAACACCTGGCCGGATGCCGGCACCATGCCGTTCCGCGGCGAGAAGAATTCCAACTGGGAAGGTGCCTTCCGTGTGCCCGCCTTCGTGCGCTGGCCGGGGCGCTTCCAGCCGGGAACCACGTTGAACGGAGTCGTCGCGCACGAGGACTGGCTGCCGACGTTCGCTGCAGCCGGCGGCAACGCCAACATCAAGGACCAGCTGTTGAAGGGCGTTACGCTCAACGGCCGTTCCTACCGTAACCACGTTGACGGCTACAACCTGCTCGACTACCTGTCGGGCAAGACCGACACCTCGCCGCGCAACGAGTTCATCTACACGAACGATGCCGGCGAGGTCGTGGCCATCCGCGTTGGTGACTGGAAGGCGGTGTATCTCGAGAATCGCGCCCACCAGCTCGATGTCTGGCGCGAACCGTTCGTGCAGTTGCGCCTGCCGCTGCTCTTCAACCTGCGTCGCGACCCGTTTGAGCGCGCGCAGCACAACTCGAACACCTACCACGACTGGATGATCGATCGCGCCTACGTACTCGGCCCGATGCAGATGGTGGCCAGCAAGTTCCTGCTGACCCTCAAGGACTTTCCGCCGAGCCAGACGCCGGGCGACTGGAGTCTTCAGTCGCTGGAGCGTCAGGTCAGACAGATGTCCGCCGAGGGCGGCTAG
- a CDS encoding HAD family hydrolase, which yields MKPMSFLLAALLVAARTVAADALPSWNDTASKRAIVSFVTATTTPADPQYLPPAERIAVLFDNDGTLWAEQPLYFQLAFAIDRVKALAPQHPEWRTTEPFASLLQGNLGHALAGGEHAIAEIVMATHAGMTTAEFEQIVRDWLASARHPVTKRPYTEMVYQPMLELLVYLRASGFKTFIVSGGGVEFMRPWTEAVYGIAPEQVVGSSIRTKYEQRGGKPVITRLPEIDFIDDKAGKPVGIHKFIGRRPVLAFGNSDGDFEMLEWTTTGPGAHLGLLVHHDDAGREWAYDRESSVGRLARGLDEAPTRGWVVVSMKDDWLRVFPER from the coding sequence ATGAAGCCGATGTCATTCTTGCTCGCGGCGCTGCTCGTTGCGGCCCGCACCGTCGCCGCCGATGCCCTGCCTTCCTGGAACGATACGGCGAGCAAGCGGGCGATCGTCAGCTTCGTGACGGCAACCACAACGCCTGCCGATCCGCAGTATCTGCCGCCCGCCGAGCGCATCGCGGTGTTGTTCGACAACGACGGCACGCTCTGGGCGGAGCAGCCACTGTACTTCCAGCTCGCCTTTGCGATCGACCGTGTCAAAGCGCTCGCTCCGCAGCACCCCGAGTGGCGGACTACGGAGCCGTTCGCCTCCCTGCTCCAGGGCAACCTCGGGCATGCGCTCGCCGGTGGTGAGCACGCGATCGCCGAAATCGTCATGGCAACCCACGCGGGCATGACAACTGCCGAATTCGAGCAGATCGTGCGGGACTGGCTGGCTAGCGCCCGGCATCCCGTCACGAAGCGGCCCTACACCGAGATGGTCTATCAGCCGATGCTGGAACTGCTGGTGTATCTGCGGGCAAGCGGTTTCAAGACCTTCATCGTTTCCGGCGGCGGCGTCGAATTCATGCGCCCGTGGACGGAGGCGGTCTACGGTATTGCGCCCGAGCAGGTGGTCGGTTCCAGCATCCGCACGAAGTACGAGCAGCGCGGCGGCAAGCCCGTCATCACGCGGTTGCCGGAAATCGACTTCATCGACGACAAGGCGGGCAAGCCCGTCGGCATCCACAAGTTCATCGGCCGCCGCCCGGTATTGGCATTCGGTAACTCGGATGGCGACTTCGAGATGCTGGAATGGACGACGACAGGACCGGGTGCGCACCTCGGCCTGCTCGTGCACCATGACGACGCTGGCCGCGAGTGGGCCTATGATCGGGAATCGAGCGTGGGCCGCCTGGCACGAGGCCTCGACGAAGCGCCGACGCGCGGCTGGGTCGTCGTCAGCATGAAGGACGACTGGCTGCGGGTATTCCCCGAGCGCTGA
- a CDS encoding DUF3313 family protein produces the protein MTMRIRHALFLPFLVIAAAVAADEVALPTTTHDGLVLRPGKVAQVVYVRPGVDFSRYRRFAILTPAVAFRKDWERDQASSGKAVRPQDMERIKADLSAEFLKVFTDELQTKGGYEIVTTGAEDVLVLRPAIMDLDVTAPDIQSAGRGYTLAESAGAMTLYLEIYDSVTSQILARVIDRETSRGMGRIQWSNSVTNKQEADRILRRWASALRTQLDAIHGKESP, from the coding sequence ATGACAATGCGTATCCGCCATGCGCTGTTTCTGCCGTTCCTCGTCATTGCGGCGGCCGTGGCTGCTGACGAAGTGGCCTTGCCGACTACAACCCACGACGGGCTGGTGCTCCGGCCGGGCAAGGTCGCGCAGGTCGTTTACGTACGGCCCGGCGTGGACTTCAGCCGCTACCGGCGCTTCGCCATCCTGACCCCTGCCGTGGCCTTCCGCAAAGACTGGGAGCGTGACCAGGCATCGAGTGGCAAAGCCGTGCGCCCGCAAGACATGGAGCGGATCAAGGCCGACCTGTCGGCGGAATTCCTCAAGGTATTCACGGACGAGCTGCAGACCAAGGGCGGCTATGAAATCGTGACCACCGGTGCCGAAGACGTGCTGGTGCTGCGCCCGGCGATCATGGACCTGGACGTCACCGCGCCGGACATCCAGTCCGCCGGTCGTGGCTATACGCTGGCCGAGTCGGCCGGTGCGATGACCCTGTACCTGGAGATCTACGATTCGGTGACGAGCCAGATCCTTGCGCGCGTGATCGATCGCGAGACCAGTCGTGGAATGGGCCGGATCCAGTGGTCGAACAGCGTCACCAACAAGCAGGAGGCCGATCGCATCCTGCGGCGCTGGGCGAGCGCGCTGCGCACGCAGCTCGACGCAATTCATGGCAAGGAATCACCTTGA